The Spinacia oleracea cultivar Varoflay chromosome 2, BTI_SOV_V1, whole genome shotgun sequence DNA segment tggaagaaaaGCGGCCCCCGTAGAAATTGTTAGTATTGTTGGAttattttgaggctattttggttTTCTTGTTTGTTCCTCTTGGCCTGTGTATGaacttttcttttggaagaaaaGCAGCCCCCGTAGAAATTGTTAGTATTGtaccccaccccaccccaccccccccccccccccccccccaaccacCCCCACCCCCCCGCCATACTCTCAAAAGCAGAGCAATTTGGAAGTAGATAGTACTGGATAGGAAGAACAGTATATTTAGTTGGACATATCCTTTATTACTCATTTCACAGAAGTTAAACACTGCCTACTGTTTGTATGGGCAGGTGAGATGTGAAGCAAGGAAAGTTCATGATCTATTTTTCGACATATTGAAGGGTTCTTTTCCAGACATTGATTTCCAGGAGGCCAAAAGTACAGTGTCCTTCTCTGGTCCACCATCAACTGCACCTTCTGTTTCTTTGAGATCCACATCTGCTTCTGCATCTGCATCTGCACCACAAGGTAGTAGTAGAAAGCATAGGTTGATGAACGATGTTGAACGCGTCGACGTGAACCCATCTCCACCAAGGCAGCCATTACGAGGACCCTCTGTTGTTATGACCAATGATGACTCAAGGATGACGAGATCCCATTTGCCTGTAAAGGAGTCAAGGCTCAGCAGCAGTCGAGACCAAGACGACTCTCCCGTGCTAACTCATCCAGGAGATTTGGTTGTTTGCAAGAAAAAGAGGAAAGATAGGGAAAAGCCTGCAGCTGTGAATACAAGATCTGGGTCCGCGGGGCCCGTCTCTCCTCCAAGCATGGGACGGACTGGTATAAGGAGCCCCGGTTCAGTATCAACCCCAAGGGAGACTCGGCAACAACAGCAGATGTGGTCCAATCAGTCGGCCCAACAGGTTAACGGCAGCGGTAGTAGTGGTGGTGGAACCATTGGATGGGCCAACCCTGTAAAGAGATTGAGGACAGATGCAGGAAAGAGGAGGCCCAGCATTATGTGATTAAACCATTATACTAATGTATGATGGTGTTGAAAGAAATTCCTTTGCCCTTAATGTGTAAGCAGTTATAGGGTAACTAGTAGATCTGTACAAGTACAGTTAGagacttttattcatttttttgtgGTCTTTCCTCCTTTTGCTTAGCTTATTATACTTGTACTTCCTTTTCGTGTTCGGGTTATATATAATGCGAGCATCACTGCCACCTTTGTATATCTGGTGCTCTGCCCTGTGAATGTTGTCTTCTCATAGCACTATAGTCTCTTATCTCTGTTTAAGGTCATTTGTTTAAAGTCATTTGTTTAAAGTCATTTGGTTCGAGTTTGCGCTGCACAGTAGTTATCATTTAGCAGTTAGCAGTACTGTAATCCTTTCGAAATACAGAGTAATTAGTCCTATCTTATTTTTCTGGCCAAATTCATTATTTTCTCTTTGTTATTATATGAAGTATGCATATGCGTACTCCTTGTGTATAGTTGATAATCACGTACGAAGTACAACGTAATCTGTATTATGATTGGATTTACCAATGTTTTTCCGCCTTCATATAAGTCTTTCTTTCACAATCACATCACTCCTTATTGAGTCTAAACTTCAAACAGATTGTAAAAGCTAATAACAGGAGATGAGCATTAAAACAACTCAAGTTCAGTAAAACCTACTCCGTAATAGATTGAGTTCGCGAAACATGTTGAATCTGAAAGGGAGAAGTTTAAACTGAAACAGTATGCTATCAGCAAACGAGACCCTGAACAAGTACACAATTGAGCATAAATAGAAAAAAGGTACATATATTTACAATGACACGGATTAACCAAATGAAAGGAACTTGGGGACAGTCGGTCACCCCCCCCGACAAATAATTCCCAACAGACTAATTTTAGTGTTGGGGATTCATTGATTCAACCAGACCTACTTTACGTGATAATGTACATATTACAGTAAATTGAGTGGAATGAGAAATTGCAACTGCAACTGCAAGTGCAACTAGGGGTCTGCTTCACCCACCATTGCTTCATCACTTGAAGCATATTCATCCTCGCTCAGTTCTTCATCGCTTGACTTTTCTTCAGGAACAGCTCCTGCATCCTCTGGCTTTGCATACTTCTCACAGTATTCTGGACAATTACATACAAATCATGCAACATCCATCGTAATAAAGATTAGGACATTTTAGACCTCTAATGactttgtcaatgacattattCTGTTTTATGAATACTCATTTAGATCATCGATTTGAGAGTACAATAAACGCACTGCAAGTGCAAACACACTTCACAACAACCACAAATGTCATGATATCTTTCTACTTTCACAGGTCGAGAAAGAAAAACAACTTTAAATAGTTTTCCTACTCTGTAATATGGTTCATCAGTTCCCAAACAGATTGTAGATTACTACCATCCGTAATTTTGAAGAGGCATCGACCTAAAATACAAGGGAGATGGATAGATATGGTACGTTTGATATCAATTTTCAATTGATAAGGGACAAAAACGACTACCAGTCCCATTATTTGTGTAAATAATTCAGTGGCAATTTCAATGACGGGGAAATGAGACAACCAACTTATTACAGCAACTTATGATCATTAGTATTAGATCTATGTTTCTAGAAATAGTGGCACTACAAGGCAAGCATGATTAGTAATCATTGATTACCAAGATATGCAAGGTAAAAACCAGTGTATGATCTTGTATTATACTAGTCTTCCATGAAATCGTTACACACTTTACATgcagaaaaaatataaaatcttCAATTAACTGTAACAGAAATACTCCCGCTGTCCCTAAATGTTAAACCACATTTCAATTGCAAACTGTGTCTAAAATAATAAGCAAGTTAGTAGATTAAGAGAGCTTTGAATGTCTCCGTACTAATATAGTAATATCAATAATATTCATAATAAGCATTTCAAAGAAAATTTACATCGTGGTATAGTGAAAAAGTTGGGACAATGGTTCTAGTGTTCCCATCCAAATTATCAACAAATGTGGTGAACACTAGAACCATTTTCTCACCAAAGAGACGTTTTCGGATATCAAACTATTGAAACGACAAGCAATAAGCTCGTCATACCAGTAAAATTACTCCGTACTACAAATGAATGACAATCAATATTATCTATACATAAAGTTTAAAGCATAAGAGAAGTAAAATGAAAACCAACAATGGGAATGACAGTTTATACCTTTAACTCTAAGTTCATATGCAGCTCGGTCTCGCATCATTAGAGAAGCAGCGTCTCCGTTCAGGGGGTCTGAAGGGTTCGGGTACAACAGAAGCTGTGGGAGGAACACCTCAAAAACATTCACCAAATCTGGGAAACACAGGCATTAACATATCAAAAAACAACTCCCTTAACCAGTAATAAGTTATGAACGATTGAACGATCataaaaacaacaatcaaagatGAATGCATTACCAAACATTGGACTCCAAGTTTGATTAATCACATCAAGACAAACTGATCCTGACCTGAAAATACACAGTATGAAAGACAGTTAACTTCTAGATAGATTATCCAAACAAACAACTGAAAATATCGGACATTTAAGTATGCGAAAATAGAGCAATACATCCAAACTTACATCTCATCAACATTGGGATGGTATATCTTGTTTATAAAGCCTATTGATGGAGATTTGTATGGGTAAGCATCTGGAAGCTCAACCCTAATCCTCCAAACACCTCCATGATAGGGACCTAACAATAATCCGATTCGAAATTCACAATTTATGCATCAAATTGCAAGATATCAACAACATTTAAAGGAATAGGGTACTAGTACTACTCCAAATCATACACataacaaactgataggcctaCTCCAAATCTAAGACCTAAACAAGGAGCTATTGATCTAATGAGAATGCAGGGGATTTCTCCAAATTGATATGAAGCATAAAACTTAGAACATTATTAAATTGAAATAAAACTAGTAAATCATATCCCAGTTTGTAAATTCAAAGGTAATCACCTAAAAAAGGAACAAATTCTAAGTATAGCTAAATTGTTAAAGGGGGTTCTCAAAATACCAATGATCTACAAAAAGGtcaaagtggcaaaatcattcAAAAACAAGTAATACCCACAAAATTTCATCAAACAAAAAACAAGCAATTTATTCATACACCAGAAAATTATTAACCCAATAaatgaaaagttaaaaagaatattaaaaaccaaagaaaataagaagaaaaaacagTGTAGATAATTACTTTCAATGGGCCCATGAAATTCAACATAGAACTCTTGCATCCCATCATTAATCATTTCCACTTTGTAATCACTCATCATCCTATTTTcacaaaatcaaacaattaaTCATCCAGAAAACTTGCCCATAATAGAATTAGTtcataaaaataatgaaaaatataaatctaataataatgatacaaaaaaatCAGATAAAAATGAATCAGATTAGAGGGTTCACAGTTTCATCAAGTCCATTTCTCTTCTTTTGCTTGGAGAAGACATAGTtgctctttttttctttttcttttttgcagtAATATTAAAATTCAGGGATTTTCTGGACTGTAGAGAGGAaaagttagagagagaaagaggtgtGGTGTTGATAGAAGCAAAGAATGGGAGGTCTGCAAACAACAATGGTAGAAGAAGAtacaagaaagaaagaagaaaagttGGAGAATTACCAAATGAGGGCCCTGTTTTTTAAATGCAAATagtaattttgattatttattaataattagaGTAGAGTAATACTTAACATTAATTaatattgttaaaaaaaaaagatgggTTACACTTTCAAGATTCTCTCTTTTCATTTCTTGACACATCTCCAGTTTTGTCAGAGTTTCTTTCTCTGACTAAACTACAGATTTTGCCAAGATTGGTAGTAGCAGTATTAATCCTGAATCTTATCTGTAAAATTACTATAATTAGATACCACTCCTTATTGAGTTTTAATGGAAACATTGGCTATCTTGTAGAAGCTCAATTCCTCGTTctcttccaaaaaaaaaaaaaaatcacgttGTTCTAACTCATAAGTCACAAGGATATATCCGAGATACAACTCGTTTGGAAAGAAGGTAAAAATGTAATATTTTTTTCGAACATACTGAAatctactactccctccgtctcaaaattatagtcttgttttTTAAATCGGGCGTCTCATAATTATAGTCATATTTTCTtatttgaacatagaaaatTTCCCATGTTACCCTCttacaaaacaaaaagaaaatgtactttattccttttAACATGTACTATTTTATCTTCACCGtgtactttattcttttttacatgtactatattctacttTTTCATCATCAACGtactatattttaattttccaCACACTTAAtttcacttttcttaaaatctgtatttttagtcaaacgggactataattttgggacgaagggagtagtaATTATCTATTGTTGCATTTATTTTACTAATGTGTCATCTAAGCATCATGTGGACATAATGATATCATCTTTGCAATTGTAAAAGGCTTGGTGTTATGTTGCTTTCCATTTTCAACATTATCTccgtttgttttcctttttttaatttCAAAGGGGAAGAATACAAACTAATTTCCATGCATTAATGCAATTTGAGGCACAAATGTTATGAATAAGACAATAATGCATGCCCACTAAACTTTGACATTTACTTCGTACCAAAATTGTCATTGTACTTACTTCCTCGCCCTTTCTAAAATGACCCCAAAAAGGTTTTAAAAATTAAGAACTAAACAAGTAATTAAATCTATGATTACTTgtcaaattttaaaataaaaaaaaatatccaaaAATATTCCCCGAAAAAAACAAATGGTagccagaaaaaaaaaaaagtttgtgCATTACAGTTACCCATTTTAAGTTTCTCTGAATGCTAAAATAAAGTGTTTGCAAACTTTAAAAATGAAAGTAttgtcatattttttttttaaatattaattttattatataaTACGGAATAATACAAAAATGTAGCTCGGTCGATATCATCTCTAACACTTATTCATGTGTCACTTTTTTTGCCCCCATTTGTCCTGTTAGGTCGTCCCCTAAAAAAATTTTCCATCTGCCCATCACCATAAAAGTTAATGAGATCACAACTTTCCTCTCTCACAACTCACATTTGACCCACCACTTTTGTATCTTCTCAATTTCACGCAACCAAATCTTAATAGAACACTATTATTACAGGGGGCAAACAATTAAAGACAGAGGGATTACTTAAATGTTAGAACATACACATTATGAGTAGTATGCTAGCCAGATAGGAGATCAAGTTGACAGTTTACTACGCAATAGATGTAACACGGTTTTTCACAAGAATTTGTAGGTCATGAATTCATGATACCACCTATATGATACAATTTGAAATTTCGAAACCATAAACTAATAGCTCGTTCGGTATCATTTGCAGTGTTtggtttatttatttagtttgaaagtcatatgatttatattgaatcatgaactaaagtattcataattttaatAATCATGTTGATTTGAAAACTGAAAAAAACTTTCAAGGGCCCATTCGGTATTGTTTTTTTGTTTCCAGGTCtgtttttacaaaactaaataccaaaatatgaaaaacataaaagataGTTTCCaattttttgttgtcagttttccaaatgaacattattattataaatatgaCTATTTTAGTTcgattcaatctaaatcatatgattttcaaaaccaaaaattgaaaattgacaGTGGTACTAAACGAGCCATAAATTTCCAtgtttagttttcattttcctATAAAAccgaaaacaaaaaacaaaaaaaacgatCGCGGATACTAAAATAAGTACCTTGAGGATTTTGGtaacaatttatttattttttgacgGGTGTAGTTGTAGATGGTTTACTTCGATTGAGCTAAGGTATAGACtattatttacactaatataaacctggtccatgctaacttagcatggaccagggcaacggagtaaCTTTTATGGGTAACCtatgtaactgtcacgtgacagttattttgtaattttaaatagtaattatatgcgtattacagtaactatgtgttttaaagagttactatgtgttttgaagagttttaatgcgatttgtgtctagctcactttatatacgttttaagctttttttttttcaaaatttcagatctacattctgttcattctctttcattttctctctcttcattttctctctatgcttttcaaaatttagcccaaatttctaggttttgttcgatttttttcgtaattatcttataattcttatgattggatctatttgatgaggaaaaattggaggaagtagtagatcaagaaggaggttcgtcgttgccgaaatcgaatcgaagaatttgcgctcgcctacaaatcttcgcaagaatttttagagatcacatctcggtttgttgttttttaaagaattttaagtctatttttatttaaaattgaaaacatttgttgttttgaagaaattaatgtttgtgttttaccgaaatatcattttcacttcgcgaattcaatcagtgacttcacgattttaaatagtaactatatgagtaatacagtaactatatggtttaaagaggtactatgtaattttaatggttactatatgtgtacaatatttactatattattttaatggttactatgtgtacaacagttactatatgtgtacaatagttattattttgttgagtgattcgaaatgtttgttgttttgttgaaattagggttagtgtttcacatagttagtatatatataaatgatatagtcacctttaatttatgttgcgaattagtgtttttaatagtcactgaaatgttcgttgtgtttatgttagtagtagtttttagagtaactatactttttttaaaagttactataactttaaaacagtaactatgtgtttaaaatagtcactatattttttagaaagttattataagtttaaaacagtaactatgtgtttaagatagttattatgttatgaacagtttatagtgactttttgataaataatagttactatacgattacattatgtactatgttatttagagtatgtatttgtccgcttcttagatagtgactatatgattataatggttactatacgtgttcaatagttactatattttaataatagtcactatatgttttatataattattatatggtttatatagttactatatatttgatatttgtataagaaaataatacgaagtatcaattacatgttattccaggtcctaaagttccactatctagtgacgaatctccaaaaatactttacaatatcatttgtataagaagaaataatgccttaaatttagaaaaaagagacaaaggctgtgaactttaagaattgatgcaacaaagcacaagaggtagaaatagtgtttgttgtttgggtggaattagggttagtgtttcatatagttagtatataaatgatatagttacctttaatttatgttgcgaaataatgtttttaatagtcattggaatattcattgtgtttatgttagtagtagtttttagagtaactatattttttaaaaagttactataactttaaaacaataactatgtgtttaaaatagttactatattttttagaaagttattataaatttaaaacaataattatgtgtttaagatagttactatgttaagaacagtttatagtgactttttgataaataatagttactatacgattacattatgtaatatgttatttcgagtatatttttgtctgcttcttagatagtgactatatgattataatggttactatatttgtacaatagttactatattataataatagtcactatatgttaagctagttgttgtgtgattataatggttactatatgtgtacaataattactatattattatattagttactatatgtttgaaatagctactatgtttattttatcatgatgtgttaccatatgtttattctcttcaatagttactatattatttatatagttactatattatttatatagttactatatgtttgaaatagatattatgtttattttatcatgatttgttaccatatgtttattttctttaatagttattgtacgttttatatagttactatatttttgaaataggtactatgttagtttattatattatgtgcatgtttttatgttattctatatttttaatgatatagttactgtattatggatagagttactatattattatcacatcaactatgtctgcaactctgtgactaaatgaccatcaataatatttataggtattatatcttgtattatagtaactatatatttgctatagttttttatgtatattataatgttcttttcatgttctttgttgtcttctatgttattagtaataagagttactatttcatgttctttgttgtcttctatgttattagtaataagagttactatgttatgatcacaacaactatatgatcataacaataactatatctacaaccttgctcgtatatgactatcattaatattaagagttactatatcatgtataatagtaactatatatttttagtagttattatcttatcattatgttctttttatgatctttctttgtactccatgttattattaataaaagtggctttattattttgacagtaacatatgactataacaataacaataactatatatgcaattctgcaagtattttaccatcgttaattgtaagagttactatatgatgcataatagaaactacacgttttacatagttactatgttattttttcatatttaaatgttaaattattaacttagtttaaatattattgattcagaaatacaaagatgatgcacccagaattgaaatcgtgcaaagaataaattctgcaagggaaacaaaagcaggaggagaagaagaaaatcctgacaacaatggaaaccaagaacgtggtagaggaaggacatgatgtgttggtggaaaaaagagacgtggtccacgtggacgtgtcgattagtattttttagttcaaaaaacatttgagtttaacatggtttatttaatagatgcaaagaattagaatgtcgtagctaaaacaactaaccaagtagttaatgttttctttattattgttcaagagttataattactgttacttttgatatagttactcttttatatttcagtaattatgtgatatataattgaaaaaattactatatgacctctaaaccatctatatcatattgtttatttttataatatagtaattgtttttcagctaaagttatttttctatataatatagttaatctttggatagaataattgttctcatcgaaattactatattattattattatttatttcatagttactattctgaaaatatagttactttacagaacctatagtttctataatttactctttttgtctgcaagaatgaatatatagtagtaattgttttacatttaaagttacttttctatatgatatagttactctttgaatagaatagttattcttatcattattatgttcatagttattattctggagatatagttactttacagaacctacagtttctataatttactcactgttaaaattacctaattaccatggtccatggtaatcttatggtggaccgggtccatgcaagtggaatctatatattatactaaaagagaggaaatcaatgtggtgatgacaaatgtcactcattgattggcctctcttatagattcaaaaaaattaaacaatttttttttttttgttaattttcaccTTATAAattatttgattctattttcctaaaaaaagatGTCATTCTATACATGGAGAATATTTTGTAAAATCTTTTCTATATTTTGTTAACAAATATAAGCAatatgattatctttttataaaaaaattagtcCATTATACGGTGCACGTATtaggatattttttttaaaaagtttacAATAATCTACCGATTTGTACTTACATAATACATTAGAATACAaacaaattagaaaatcaatacaatatgaataagagtgtataaaaaaaagttaatgtagtactctataatattttaacaactaaattcgataattatagCCGCCAATGATTGTACTATCTTATATTTTAGACGTATTATATTtagcaactaaattcgataattatcaTTGTCatagtaatattttactacTTAAAAAAAAGTACGAAGTATGTAACTTCCTTAACATGAGAAAAACTTGCGTAATCTAATCTATCTACTACGTAATTCCACTCTATCATTCTCCCTTAGGGTTACTCTATCATTCTCCCTTAATTTTTACATTAGCTTTTATATATTCACACATTCCTCtactttttctaattttttgatGATTATTAATACTGTATGATGAACAAAGTTATGTATTCCGTAGCATTTTGTTGACTTTGTTTAAATATTTACATAATACTGCCATTTTATCTATTAATCTATATACTAAACTAAAAGAGAAGAAATCAATGTGGAACTGACAAATGCCGCTCTCTAATTTGCCTCTCTTATATATGTACAAAAatactaaaaaaaaattaagtatttgATTATATAATTATTTTGCTTATTTACACCTCATAAAAATAGTTGATTCTATTttcctcaaaaaaataaataaatcattctACACATGAGAATTATTTTGTAAATTATAATTTCGATCTATAATttggtaacaaagaccaatataagattatttttttataaa contains these protein-coding regions:
- the LOC110789798 gene encoding ubiquitin-conjugating enzyme E2-23 kDa isoform X2; amino-acid sequence: MSSPSKRREMDLMKLMMSDYKVEMINDGMQEFYVEFHGPIESPYHGGVWRIRVELPDAYPYKSPSIGFINKIYHPNVDEMSGSVCLDVINQTWSPMFDLVNVFEVFLPQLLLYPNPSDPLNGDAASLMMRDRAAYELRVKEYCEKYAKPEDAGAVPEEKSSDEELSEDEYASSDEAMVGEADP
- the LOC110789798 gene encoding ubiquitin-conjugating enzyme E2-23 kDa isoform X1, producing MMSDYKVEMINDGMQEFYVEFHGPIESPYHGGVWRIRVELPDAYPYKSPSIGFINKIYHPNVDEMSGSVCLDVINQTWSPMFDLVNVFEVFLPQLLLYPNPSDPLNGDAASLMMRDRAAYELRVKEYCEKYAKPEDAGAVPEEKSSDEELSEDEYASSDEAMVGEADP